A DNA window from Impatiens glandulifera chromosome 7, dImpGla2.1, whole genome shotgun sequence contains the following coding sequences:
- the LOC124910170 gene encoding 2-hydroxyisoflavanone dehydratase-like, with the protein MATIKLNPTIIFGLFLIILSATISVAVAATQKDIFFKYYFIARIDGTVQKLLPPNPVPASLDAATNVQSTDVVINQQTKVSARLYRPMKADSKTRLPLLVYFHAGGFSISSAFDLSVHTYMNKLSSVGNIVILSVDHRLAPETPIASIYDDGFDAMKWVAGAQGGDLAWVKEVVDSDKIFVGGHDSGANIAHNVGLRVQKTKPAGVKVAGIIPIQGYFLTVDALPSLLSQTEDMRNNITQFWPFIVPGSSSSDPRVNPSLEPNLQALKPAKVLVCVSGKDGLKDASKAYYDALQKSGVNSEYYESVGKMHNFDYFAMDSAEATALQSKIISFMH; encoded by the coding sequence atggcTACTATCAAGTTGAACCCAACCATCATATTTGGTCTATTTCTGATCATTCTATCCGCTACTATCTCCGTCGCTGTTGCTGCTACTCAAAAAGACATTTTCTTCAAATACTACTTCATTGCCCGAATCGACGGCACCGTTCAAAAGCTTCTTCCGCCAAATCCCGTGCCGGCATCTTTGGACGCAGCAACCAACGTCCAATCCACAGACGTCGTGATTAACCAACAAACGAAGGTCTCCGCCAGGCTCTATCGGCCCATGAAAGCGGATTCCAAGACTCGTCTCCCCCTTCTCGTCTACTTCCACGCAGGCGGTTTCTCCATCAGTTCTGCCTTCGATCTTTCTGTTCACACCTACATGAACAAGCTTAGCTCCGTCGGAAACATCGTCATCCTTTCCGTCGATCACCGCCTCGCCCCCGAGACTCCCATCGCCAGCATCTACGATGACGGATTTGACGCCATGAAATGGGTGGCGGGTGCTCAAGGCGGCGACTTAGCCTGGGTGAAGGAAGTGGTGGATTCCGACAAGATCTTCGTAGGAGGACATGACTCCGGGGCAAACATCGCCCACAACGTCGGGTTGCGAGTCCAGAAGACGAAGCCGGCAGGAGTAAAGGTTGCAGGGATAATACCAATCCAAGGGTATTTCTTAACCGTGGACGCGTTGCCTTCTCTTCTCAGTCAAACCGAGGATATGAGGAACAATATAACCCAATTCTGGCCTTTTATAGTCCCCGGTAGCAGCTCCAGCGATCCCAGAGTTAACCCTTCATTGGAACCCAACTTGCAGGCCCTAAAGCCCGCCAAGGTGCTGGTTTGCGTGTCCGGGAAAGACGGCTTGAAAGATGCAAGCAAGGCGTACTACGATGCACTTCAGAAGAGCGGGGTGAATTCCGAGTACTACGAGTCCGTCGGAAAAATGCATAATTTCGACTACTTCGCAATGGACTCAGCTGAAGCAACCGCACTAcaatctaaaattatttcattcatgcactaa
- the LOC124910169 gene encoding 2-hydroxyisoflavanone dehydratase-like, producing the protein MATIKLNPTIIFGLFLIILSATISVAVAATQKDIFFKYYFIARIDGTVQKLLPPNPVPASLDAATNVQSTDVVINQQTKVSARLYRPMKADSKTRLPLLVYFHAGGFSISSAFDLSVHTYMNKLSSVGNIVILSVDHRLAPETPIASIYDDGFDAMKWVAGAQGGDLAWVKEVVDSDKIFVGGHDSGANIAHNVGLRVQKTKPAGVKVAGIIPIQGYFLTVDALPSLLSQTEDMRNNITQFWPFIVPGSSSSDPRVNPSLEPNLQALKPAKVLVCVSGKDGLKDASKAYYDALQKSGVNSEYYESVGKMHNFDYFAMDSAEATALQSKIISFMH; encoded by the coding sequence atggcTACTATCAAGTTGAACCCAACCATCATATTTGGTCTATTTCTGATCATTCTATCCGCTACTATCTCCGTCGCTGTTGCTGCTACTCAAAAAGACATTTTCTTCAAATACTACTTCATTGCCCGAATCGACGGCACCGTTCAAAAGCTTCTTCCGCCAAATCCCGTGCCGGCATCTTTGGACGCAGCAACCAACGTCCAATCCACAGACGTCGTGATTAACCAACAAACGAAGGTCTCCGCCAGGCTCTATCGGCCCATGAAAGCGGATTCCAAGACTCGTCTCCCCCTTCTCGTCTACTTCCACGCAGGCGGTTTCTCCATCAGTTCTGCCTTCGATCTTTCTGTTCACACCTACATGAACAAGCTTAGCTCCGTCGGAAACATCGTCATCCTTTCCGTCGATCACCGCCTCGCCCCCGAGACTCCCATCGCCAGCATCTACGATGACGGATTTGACGCCATGAAATGGGTGGCGGGTGCTCAAGGCGGCGACTTAGCCTGGGTGAAGGAAGTGGTGGATTCCGACAAGATCTTCGTAGGAGGACATGACTCCGGGGCAAACATCGCCCACAACGTCGGGTTGCGAGTCCAGAAGACGAAGCCGGCAGGAGTAAAGGTTGCAGGGATAATACCAATCCAAGGGTATTTCTTAACCGTGGACGCGTTGCCTTCTCTTCTCAGTCAAACCGAGGATATGAGGAACAATATAACCCAATTCTGGCCTTTTATAGTCCCCGGTAGCAGCTCCAGCGATCCCAGAGTTAACCCTTCATTGGAACCCAACTTGCAGGCCCTAAAGCCCGCCAAGGTGCTGGTTTGCGTGTCCGGGAAAGACGGCTTGAAAGATGCAAGCAAGGCGTACTACGATGCACTTCAGAAGAGCGGGGTGAATTCCGAGTACTACGAGTCCGTCGGGAAAATGCATAATTTCGATTACTTCGCAATGGACTCAGCTGAAGCAACCGCACTTCAgtctaaaattatttcattcatgcactaa
- the LOC124910171 gene encoding 2-hydroxyisoflavanone dehydratase-like has translation MCSHNYSHTRRRESVEFLLNLIKGNYTKRKKKNTFLPYIAGESAGANIAHNASVRAGSEGLPDGVKLVGGCLVHPDFASKERVLTDVWAFANPTSVGLDDPHVNPSKDAGLSKIPWERVLVMLTERDFLRAGGLFYYETMKELSGWGGCVEMMETEEEEHAFHLFNPTCDKAVDLVKRIASFLNTNRG, from the exons CGACGACGAGAAAGTGTGGAATTTCTTTTAAACTTGATTAAAG GAAATTacacaaaaagaaaaaagaaaaatactttCCTGCCTTATATAGCAGGGGAGAGCGCGGGTGCAAACATTGCCCACAACGCATCGGTTCGGGCCGGGTCGGAGGGGCTTCCGGACGGTGTCAAACTGGTGGGCGGGTGCCTGGTTCATCCGGATTTTGCGAGCAAAGAACGCGTGCTGACTGACGTGTGGGCTTTTGCTAACCCGACATCAGTCGGGCTGGACGACCCTCATGTGAACCCGTCGAAGGATGCGGGTTTATCGAAGATTCCTTGGGAGAGGGTGCTGGTAATGTTAACGGAGAGAGACTTCTTGAGGGCGGGCGGGTTGTTTTATTATGAGACAATGAAGGAATTAAGCGGGTGGGGCGGGTGTGTAGAGATGATGGAAACTGAGGAGGAGGAGCACGCTTTCCATCTGTTTAACCCGACTTGTGATAAGGCCGTGGATCTCGTTAAGAGAATCGCATCTTTTCTCAACACCAACCGTggctaa
- the LOC124910794 gene encoding probable carboxylesterase 12, with product MSSDLSSNNEVVHEILDLFRIYKDGTIERLKGYEIVPPSIDPHTGVQSKDVIISPETGLSARLYIPKPATNPSQSHDKLPLLIYFHGGGFCIESAFSPLYHNYLNSLVSAANIVAVSVNYRRSPEHPLPIPFDDSWAAVNWAVVGGDEWVNDLADLNRVFFAGDSAGGNIAYNLGMRVGLEGLSGAKLEGVILVQPWFGGEELIGSEAENPDFVSTMRTLWRIVWPSLTGLDDPIINPNKDPKIADMGCERMLVCVAEKDLLRDRGCHYYEGLRRSGWKGTAEIVESVGEDHVFHLFNPTSANAIALLNLFVSFFN from the coding sequence ATGTCTTCAGATTTAAGCAGCAACAACGAAGTAGTTCATGAAATTTTGGACTTGTTTCGAATTTACAAAGACGGAACCATTGAGAGATTGAAGGGATACGAAATCGTCCCACCATCCATCGATCCCCACACGGGCGTCCAATCCAAGGACGTTATCATCTCGCCGGAAACTGGCTTGTCCGCCCGCCTTTACATACCAAAACCAGCCACCAACCCATCTCAATCTCATGATAAACTCCCTCTCCTCATCTATTTCCACGGCGGTGGCTTTTGCATCGAATCCGCCTTCTCTCCACTTTACCATAACTATCTTAATTCCCTGGTATCCGCCGCCAATATCGTCGCCGTCTCTGTTAACTACAGAAGATCCCCTGAACACCCTTTGCCGATCCCCTTTGATGACAGCTGGGCGGCAGTCAATTGGGCCGTCGTCGGTGGCGACGAATGGGTAAATGACTTGGCTGATCTCAACCGCGTGTTCTTCGCCGGTGACAGCGCCGGCGGAAACATAGCCTACAATTTGGGGATGCGAGTTGGGTTGGAGGGGTTATCCGGGGCTAAGCTGGAGGGCGTAATTCTCGTCCAACCATGGTTCGGAGGAGAAGAACTGATCGGGTCAGAAGCGGAAAACCCGGATTTCGTTTCAACTATGAGGACGTTGTGGCGAATTGTTTGGCCATCATTGACCGGGTTGGATGACCCGATAATAAACCCGAATAAGGACCCGAAGATAGCGGATATGGGATGCGAGAGGATGTTAGTTTGTGTAGCGGAGAAAGACCTGTTAAGGGATAGGGGGTGTCATTACTACGAGGGGCTGAGGAGGAGCGGTTGGAAAGGAACGGCGGAGATTGTGGAGTCGGTCGGAGAGGATCATGTCTTCCATTTGTTTAATCCAACCTCCGCTAATGCCATTGCCTTGCTCAACCTCTTTGTTTCTTTCTTCAATTAA
- the LOC124910168 gene encoding 2-hydroxyisoflavanone dehydratase-like translates to MATIKLNPTIIFGLFLIILSATISVAVAATQKDIFFKYYFIARIDGTVQKLLPPNPVPASLDAATNVQSTDVVINQQTKVSARLYRPMKADSKTRLPLLVYFHAGGFSISSAFDLSVHTYMNKLSSVGNIVILSVDHRLAPETPIASIYDDGFDAMKWVAGAQGGDLAWVKEVVDSDKIFVGGHDSGANIAHNVGLRVQKTKPAGVKVAGIIPIQGYFLTVDALPSLLSQTEDMRNNITQFWPFIVPGSSSSDPRVNPSLEPNLQALKPAKVLVCVSGKDGLKDASKAYYDALQKSGVNSEYYESVGKMHNFDYFAMDSAEATALQSKIISFMH, encoded by the coding sequence atggcTACTATCAAGTTGAACCCAACCATCATATTTGGTCTATTTCTGATCATTCTATCCGCTACTATCTCCGTCGCTGTTGCTGCTACTCAAAAAGACATTTTCTTCAAATACTACTTCATTGCCCGAATCGACGGCACCGTTCAAAAGCTTCTTCCGCCAAATCCCGTGCCGGCATCTTTGGACGCAGCAACCAACGTCCAATCCACAGACGTCGTGATTAACCAACAAACGAAGGTCTCCGCCAGGCTCTATCGGCCCATGAAAGCGGATTCCAAGACTCGTCTCCCCCTTCTCGTCTACTTCCACGCAGGCGGTTTCTCCATCAGTTCTGCCTTCGATCTTTCTGTTCACACCTACATGAACAAGCTTAGCTCCGTCGGAAACATCGTCATCCTTTCCGTCGATCACCGCCTCGCCCCCGAGACTCCCATCGCCAGCATCTACGATGACGGATTTGACGCCATGAAATGGGTGGCGGGTGCTCAAGGCGGCGACTTAGCCTGGGTGAAGGAAGTGGTGGATTCCGACAAGATCTTCGTAGGAGGACATGACTCCGGGGCAAACATCGCCCACAACGTCGGGTTGCGAGTCCAGAAGACGAAGCCGGCAGGAGTAAAGGTTGCAGGGATAATACCAATCCAAGGGTATTTCTTAACCGTGGACGCGTTGCCTTCTCTTCTCAGTCAAACCGAGGATATGAGGAACAATATAACCCAATTCTGGCCTTTTATAGTCCCCGGTAGCAGCTCCAGCGATCCCAGAGTTAACCCTTCATTGGAACCCAACTTGCAGGCCCTAAAGCCCGCCAAGGTGCTGGTTTGCGTGTCCGGGAAAGACGGCTTGAAAGATGCAAGCAAGGCGTACTACGATGCACTTCAGAAGAGCGGGGTGAATTCCGAGTACTACGAGTCCGTCGGAAAAATGCATAATTTCGACTACTTCGCAATGGACTCAGCTGAAGCAACCGCACTAcaatctaaaattatttcattcatgCACTAA